A DNA window from Kitasatospora atroaurantiaca contains the following coding sequences:
- a CDS encoding uracil-DNA glycosylase — protein MAPRPLNEIVEPGWAKALEPVAGRVAAMGDFLRGELAAGRTYLPAGPNVLRAFQQPFDSVRVLIVGQDPYPTPGHAVGLSFSVAPQVRPIPGSLVNIFQEYGRDLGFPPPANGDLTPWTQQGVLLLNRALTTAPGKPAAHRGKGWEEVTEQAIRSLVARGGPLVAILWGRDARNLRPLLGQVPSVESAHPSPMSADRGFFGSRPFSRANDLLVRQGAQPVDWRLP, from the coding sequence GGGCGGGTCGCCGCCATGGGCGACTTCCTGCGCGGCGAGCTGGCCGCAGGCCGTACGTACCTCCCGGCCGGGCCGAACGTGCTGCGCGCGTTCCAGCAACCCTTCGACTCCGTACGGGTGCTGATCGTCGGTCAGGACCCGTACCCCACCCCCGGGCACGCCGTCGGGCTGAGCTTCTCCGTCGCGCCGCAGGTGCGGCCGATCCCCGGCAGTCTGGTCAACATCTTCCAGGAGTACGGCCGAGACCTGGGCTTTCCGCCGCCTGCCAACGGCGACCTGACCCCGTGGACGCAGCAGGGTGTGCTGCTGCTCAACCGGGCGCTGACCACCGCGCCGGGCAAGCCCGCCGCCCACCGCGGCAAGGGCTGGGAGGAGGTCACCGAGCAGGCCATCCGCTCGCTGGTCGCGCGTGGCGGGCCGCTGGTGGCGATCCTCTGGGGGCGTGACGCCCGTAATCTGCGCCCCCTGTTGGGGCAGGTGCCCTCCGTGGAGTCCGCGCACCCCAGTCCGATGTCGGCGGACCGGGGCTTCTTCGGCTCCCGTCCGTTCAGCCGGGCCAACGACCTGCTGGTCCGGCAGGGCGCGCAGCCGGTGGACTGGCGACTCCCGTAA
- a CDS encoding MOSC domain-containing protein, whose product MGRVEGLWRYPVKSMLGEELAEAEVGGRGVDGDRGLALLDVATGQVASAKNPRLWRQLLTFTARATDEGVRITGPAGKGFLSTDPAADGLLSGLLGRRVSLRDTPPPRATLQRSVPEEVLRSGVEAEVGHTVSELGRAAPVGTFFDFAPLHLLSTATLDRIAELSPRGSAEAARYRPNLVIRTDGPPFAENDWAGRELLVGDGLHLKVLVPTPRCAVPTLAHGELPRDADALRVLARHNRVEPLPGLGLLPCAGAYAQVVHPGRVRAGDVVRPA is encoded by the coding sequence GTGGGCAGGGTGGAGGGGCTGTGGCGGTATCCGGTGAAGTCGATGCTGGGGGAGGAGCTGGCGGAGGCCGAGGTGGGCGGGCGCGGGGTGGACGGTGATCGTGGGCTGGCTCTGCTCGACGTGGCCACGGGGCAGGTCGCCAGTGCCAAGAATCCGCGGCTGTGGCGGCAGTTGCTCACCTTCACGGCGCGTGCCACGGATGAGGGGGTACGGATCACCGGGCCCGCCGGCAAGGGGTTCCTGAGCACCGACCCCGCCGCGGACGGTCTCCTCTCGGGTCTCCTCGGTCGCCGCGTCTCGCTGAGAGACACCCCGCCGCCCCGGGCGACGTTGCAGCGGTCCGTCCCCGAGGAGGTGCTGCGCAGTGGGGTGGAGGCCGAAGTCGGCCACACCGTCTCGGAGTTGGGAAGGGCGGCACCCGTCGGGACGTTCTTCGACTTCGCGCCGCTGCACCTGCTGAGCACCGCCACCCTGGACCGGATCGCCGAGCTGAGCCCGCGTGGGTCGGCGGAGGCCGCGCGCTACCGCCCGAACCTCGTCATCCGCACGGACGGTCCGCCGTTCGCGGAGAACGACTGGGCGGGCCGCGAGCTGCTGGTCGGCGACGGCCTCCACCTCAAGGTGCTTGTCCCGACGCCGCGCTGCGCGGTGCCGACGCTCGCCCACGGCGAGCTCCCCCGGGACGCCGACGCGCTCCGCGTGCTCGCGCGGCACAACCGGGTGGAGCCGCTGCCCGGTCTCGGCCTGCTGCCCTGCGCGGGCGCGTACGCGCAGGTGGTGCACCCGGGCCGGGTCAGGGCGGGGGACGTGGTCAGGCCGGCATGA
- a CDS encoding SCO1860 family LAETG-anchored protein produces the protein MSVLRSTAAAGLAATALAVTLPVSVAHAAGPAPSPGRARAVTAEVALDVSLLNKTLDVPVDIALNKVESPAHRADAMLTAKVDGVDQGRPVTLVKADVGKSTTRADGHGTAASVQLVGADVHAPGMPLTTLLGLEALSAEVTCPVDGQPTAKVTSPARITVLGKSVALGLNGPTHVEVPAVGSVDIQFSKRTTTSTTAAASALEVQVDVNPLKLNVAKVTGTITVASVSCEKPVPAATPPASPSAATTAARAVTAGDTEALASTGSSGTGTVLAAAGTLLAVGAVALRMTRRRRTHARRH, from the coding sequence ATGTCCGTTCTGCGTTCCACCGCCGCCGCCGGCCTCGCGGCCACGGCCCTCGCGGTCACCCTGCCCGTCTCCGTCGCCCACGCCGCCGGCCCCGCCCCGTCGCCGGGGCGCGCCCGCGCGGTCACCGCCGAGGTCGCCCTGGACGTGAGTCTGTTGAACAAGACCCTCGACGTCCCGGTCGACATCGCGCTGAACAAGGTGGAGAGCCCGGCCCATCGCGCCGACGCGATGCTGACCGCCAAGGTGGACGGCGTCGACCAGGGGCGCCCGGTCACCCTGGTCAAGGCGGACGTCGGCAAGTCCACCACCAGGGCCGACGGGCACGGCACCGCCGCCTCCGTCCAGCTGGTGGGCGCCGACGTGCACGCGCCCGGCATGCCGCTCACCACCCTGCTGGGCCTCGAGGCGCTGAGCGCCGAGGTCACCTGCCCGGTCGACGGGCAGCCCACCGCCAAGGTCACCTCGCCCGCCAGGATCACCGTGCTCGGCAAGTCGGTCGCGCTGGGGTTGAACGGGCCGACCCATGTGGAGGTCCCGGCCGTCGGCAGTGTCGACATCCAGTTCTCCAAGCGGACCACCACCTCGACCACGGCCGCCGCCTCGGCCCTGGAGGTGCAGGTGGACGTCAACCCCCTCAAGCTCAACGTCGCCAAGGTCACCGGCACGATCACCGTCGCCTCGGTGAGCTGCGAGAAGCCCGTCCCCGCCGCCACGCCCCCGGCCTCCCCCTCCGCCGCGACCACGGCGGCCCGCGCGGTCACCGCCGGCGACACCGAGGCCCTCGCATCCACCGGCAGCAGCGGTACGGGCACCGTGCTGGCCGCCGCGGGGACCTTGCTCGCCGTCGGTGCCGTCGCCCTGCGGATGACCCGGCGCCGCCGCACCCACGCCCGGCGGCACTGA
- the cobC gene encoding Rv2231c family pyridoxal phosphate-dependent protein CobC, with amino-acid sequence MTTEPDLRHHGDAEVRTAGLVDLAVNVRTGTPPDWLREHLAATLGTLAAYPDQRSAHAAVAARHGRPEEELLLTSGAAEAFVLLARVLKPRHAVVVHPQFTEPEAALRGTGHAVHRVLLSPEDGFRLTPGAVPAEADLVVIGNPTNPTSVLHPAAGLAALARPGRTLVIDEAFMDTVPGETESLASVRDLPGRVVVLRSLTKTWGLAGLRIGYVLGPAELIAELSAAQPLWPVSTPALAAAEVCSSPAALAEAEQAARTTAEQRAHLLKGLAAFPDVRVYGEPAASFVLVELPGATAVRERLRAAGFAVRRGDTFPGLGPDWLRIAVRDAGTTDRFLAALASAAEVMPA; translated from the coding sequence GTGACGACCGAGCCCGACCTCCGCCACCACGGCGACGCCGAGGTCCGCACCGCCGGCCTGGTCGACCTCGCCGTCAACGTCCGCACGGGCACCCCGCCGGACTGGCTGCGCGAGCACCTGGCCGCGACCCTGGGCACCCTCGCCGCCTACCCCGACCAGCGCTCCGCCCACGCCGCGGTCGCCGCCCGGCACGGCCGCCCCGAGGAGGAGCTGCTGCTGACCTCGGGCGCCGCCGAGGCCTTCGTCCTGCTCGCGCGCGTGCTGAAGCCCCGCCACGCGGTGGTCGTGCACCCGCAGTTCACCGAGCCCGAGGCCGCCCTTCGCGGCACCGGGCACGCCGTCCACCGCGTCCTCCTCTCCCCCGAGGACGGCTTCCGCCTCACGCCCGGGGCCGTGCCGGCCGAGGCCGACCTGGTGGTGATCGGCAACCCCACCAACCCCACCTCCGTGCTGCACCCCGCCGCCGGCCTCGCCGCCCTCGCCCGGCCGGGGCGGACGCTGGTGATCGACGAGGCCTTCATGGACACCGTCCCCGGCGAGACCGAGTCGCTGGCCTCGGTCCGCGATCTGCCCGGACGGGTGGTCGTGCTGCGCAGCCTGACCAAGACCTGGGGCCTGGCCGGCCTGCGGATCGGCTACGTCCTCGGGCCCGCCGAGCTGATCGCCGAACTGTCCGCCGCCCAGCCCCTCTGGCCGGTCTCCACCCCGGCGCTCGCCGCCGCCGAGGTGTGCAGCTCCCCCGCCGCGCTCGCCGAGGCGGAGCAGGCCGCCCGTACCACCGCCGAGCAACGGGCCCACCTGCTCAAGGGCCTGGCCGCCTTCCCCGACGTCCGGGTGTACGGCGAGCCGGCCGCCTCCTTCGTCCTGGTCGAACTGCCCGGTGCGACGGCGGTCCGCGAGCGGCTGCGGGCGGCGGGCTTCGCGGTACGGCGCGGCGACACCTTCCCCGGGCTCGGCCCCGACTGGCTGCGGATCGCCGTCCGGGACGCCGGCACGACGGACCGCTTCCTGGCCGCGCTGGCCTCCGCGGCCGAGGTCATGCCGGCCTGA
- a CDS encoding MFS transporter: MYLADSRSTKAPVAPGTRPGRRGAAVPGTVLALGAVSLITDISSEMVTAVLPLYVVAGLGLSPLGFGLLDGINNGVGALVRLVGGHLADRGGRGHKTVAAVGYGLSAVCKPLLLLAHTVPLIGAVLAVDRTGKGLRTAPRDAMISLATEPEHRGRAFGVHRAMDTTGALLGPLVAFAVLRATVDGYDAVFAVSGCIAALGVLVLLLFVPTPARTADAPPRSSLRDSLTLLRLPALRRLGLCAVLLGLTTVSDSFLYLLLQRQLGLSTHLFPLLPLGTAAAFLLLAVPLGALADRIGRRTLFLAGHGALLLAYVLVLARIPGGAVAVGVLLLHGMFYAATDGVLAAATANATPADQQGAGLALVGTGQALARFACSLAFGAAWSAWGGHTALAATATALAVSAVAAYLLLRSPDEVTE; encoded by the coding sequence GTGTACCTCGCGGACTCCCGCAGCACCAAGGCTCCCGTCGCCCCGGGCACCCGCCCGGGGCGGCGCGGGGCCGCCGTCCCCGGCACCGTTCTCGCCCTCGGGGCGGTCAGCCTGATCACCGACATCTCCTCCGAGATGGTCACCGCCGTGCTCCCGCTGTACGTCGTGGCCGGGCTCGGCCTCTCCCCGCTCGGCTTCGGCCTGCTGGACGGCATCAACAACGGCGTCGGCGCCCTGGTCCGGCTGGTCGGCGGCCACCTCGCCGACCGCGGCGGCCGAGGCCACAAGACCGTCGCGGCCGTCGGCTACGGGCTGTCCGCGGTCTGCAAGCCGCTGCTGCTGCTCGCGCACACCGTGCCGCTGATCGGCGCCGTGCTCGCGGTGGACCGCACCGGAAAGGGCCTGCGCACCGCACCCAGGGACGCGATGATCTCGCTCGCCACCGAGCCCGAACACCGGGGCCGGGCCTTCGGGGTGCACCGCGCGATGGACACCACCGGCGCACTGCTCGGCCCGCTGGTCGCGTTCGCCGTGCTGCGGGCGACGGTCGACGGCTACGACGCGGTGTTCGCGGTCAGCGGGTGCATCGCCGCGCTCGGCGTCCTGGTGCTCCTGCTCTTCGTCCCCACCCCCGCCCGCACGGCCGACGCACCGCCGAGGTCTTCGCTGCGCGACTCACTGACCCTGCTCCGGCTCCCGGCCCTGCGCCGGCTCGGCCTCTGCGCCGTGCTGCTCGGCCTGACCACCGTCAGCGACTCCTTCCTCTACCTGCTGCTTCAGCGCCAACTCGGCCTCTCCACCCACCTGTTCCCGCTGCTGCCGCTCGGCACCGCCGCCGCCTTCCTGCTGCTCGCCGTCCCGCTGGGCGCCCTCGCCGACCGGATCGGCCGGCGCACGCTCTTCCTCGCCGGGCACGGGGCGCTGCTGCTCGCGTACGTCCTGGTGCTGGCCCGGATCCCGGGCGGCGCGGTGGCGGTGGGCGTGCTGCTCCTGCACGGCATGTTCTACGCGGCCACCGACGGCGTGCTCGCCGCCGCCACGGCCAACGCCACCCCGGCCGACCAGCAGGGCGCCGGACTCGCGCTGGTCGGCACCGGCCAGGCGCTGGCCCGGTTCGCCTGCTCGCTCGCCTTCGGCGCCGCCTGGAGCGCCTGGGGAGGCCACACCGCCCTCGCCGCCACCGCAACCGCCCTGGCAGTCAGCGCAGTTGCCGCCTACTTGCTGCTCCGTTCCCCCGACGAGGTCACCGAATGA
- a CDS encoding TolB family protein, with translation MTLPQPPAGGAPIARLLTLLIAVLLLGGIGTGAVLYAADRSGKRDEEQQGGPAVRAGSVSLQPAGQQLVFRSMAWGPHRDELATVPADHPDGERTASGVKCLRFHAAAGTGICLQAVHGALEDTYRTVILDAKLHELHTFPAAGIPTRARVSPSGYLAAWTVFVSGDSYAGTDFSTRTAIVDTRTWALQDNLETYAITKDGHPFQSHDTNIWGVTFADDTRFYATLATGGHTYLVQGDVTARTLTTLHQNVECPSLSPDGTRVAYKKRAPGAPADAPWRLYVLDLRTMTETATAEQRNIDDQALWADDSTLVYALPGDFGADLWTTPADGSGSPRRLVSAAVAPAYLG, from the coding sequence ATGACGCTCCCCCAACCTCCGGCCGGGGGTGCCCCCATCGCCCGCCTGTTGACCCTGCTGATCGCCGTCCTGCTGCTCGGCGGCATCGGCACGGGCGCGGTGCTGTACGCCGCCGACCGGTCCGGCAAGCGCGACGAGGAGCAGCAGGGCGGGCCCGCCGTCCGGGCCGGGAGCGTCTCGCTGCAGCCCGCCGGGCAGCAGCTGGTCTTCCGCAGCATGGCCTGGGGCCCGCACCGGGACGAGCTCGCTACCGTCCCGGCCGATCACCCGGACGGCGAGCGCACCGCCTCCGGCGTCAAGTGCCTGCGTTTCCACGCCGCGGCCGGTACCGGGATCTGCCTGCAGGCCGTGCACGGCGCGCTGGAGGACACCTACCGGACCGTCATCCTGGACGCCAAGCTGCACGAGCTGCACACCTTCCCGGCCGCCGGCATCCCGACCCGCGCCCGCGTCTCGCCCTCCGGGTACCTCGCCGCCTGGACGGTCTTCGTCAGCGGCGACTCGTACGCGGGGACCGACTTCTCCACCCGCACCGCCATCGTGGACACCCGTACCTGGGCCCTTCAGGACAACCTGGAGACGTACGCCATCACCAAGGACGGCCACCCGTTCCAGTCCCACGACACCAACATCTGGGGCGTCACCTTCGCCGACGACACCCGCTTCTACGCGACCCTGGCCACCGGCGGCCACACCTACCTCGTCCAGGGCGACGTCACCGCGCGCACCCTCACCACGCTGCACCAGAACGTCGAGTGCCCGTCCCTGTCGCCCGACGGCACCCGGGTCGCCTACAAGAAGCGCGCCCCCGGCGCGCCCGCCGACGCACCCTGGCGGCTGTACGTACTCGACCTGCGCACCATGACCGAGACCGCCACCGCCGAGCAGCGCAACATCGACGACCAGGCCCTCTGGGCCGACGACTCCACCCTGGTCTACGCCCTCCCCGGCGACTTCGGCGCCGATCTCTGGACCACCCCGGCCGACGGCAGCGGCAGCCCCCGCCGGCTCGTTTCCGCCGCCGTCGCCCCGGCCTACCTCGGCTGA
- a CDS encoding alkaline phosphatase family protein, whose translation MTKTHKRPRRKLIALAASLGLASASLGLWAATGSAQAVTGLPTPDHVVVVVMENHSYSQIIGSSSAPYINNTLKAGGANLTQSFGLTHPSEPNYYMLFSGSNQGRTDDSCVSVGSISAANLGSELIAAGKTWGSYNEGLPSQGSTVCSSGKYAQKHNPWFGFSNVPTNTAYTMTQFPTDYTTLPKVSFVVPDLCNDMHDCSVSTGDTWIQNKLGAYATWAQTHNSILVVTFDEDNRLSGNKIPTVFYGQHVTPGSSTGTTYNHYNVLRTLEDLAGLTTHAGNAGSASDITGIWN comes from the coding sequence ATGACGAAGACTCACAAGCGCCCCCGCCGCAAGCTCATCGCCCTGGCCGCCTCGCTGGGCCTGGCCTCCGCCTCGCTCGGCCTGTGGGCCGCCACCGGCAGCGCCCAGGCCGTCACCGGTCTCCCCACCCCGGACCACGTGGTCGTCGTGGTGATGGAGAACCACTCCTACTCCCAGATCATCGGCAGCTCCAGCGCGCCGTACATCAACAACACCCTCAAGGCCGGCGGCGCCAACCTCACCCAGTCCTTCGGCCTCACCCACCCCAGCGAGCCCAACTACTACATGCTGTTCTCCGGCAGCAACCAGGGCCGCACGGACGACAGCTGTGTGAGCGTCGGCTCCATCTCCGCCGCCAACCTCGGCTCCGAGCTGATCGCCGCCGGCAAGACCTGGGGCAGCTACAACGAGGGCCTGCCGAGCCAGGGTTCGACGGTCTGCAGCAGCGGCAAGTACGCGCAGAAGCACAACCCGTGGTTCGGCTTCAGCAACGTGCCGACCAACACCGCGTACACCATGACGCAGTTCCCGACCGACTACACCACGCTGCCGAAGGTCTCCTTCGTCGTCCCGGACCTGTGCAACGACATGCACGACTGCTCGGTCTCCACCGGCGACACCTGGATCCAGAACAAGCTCGGCGCGTACGCGACCTGGGCCCAGACCCACAACAGCATCCTCGTCGTCACCTTCGACGAGGACAACCGGCTCTCCGGCAACAAGATCCCGACCGTGTTCTACGGCCAGCACGTCACGCCCGGCAGCAGCACCGGCACCACGTACAACCACTACAACGTGCTGCGCACCCTGGAGGACCTCGCGGGTCTGACCACCCACGCGGGCAACGCCGGCTCCGCCTCCGACATCACCGGCATCTGGAACTGA
- the glnII gene encoding glutamine synthetase — protein sequence MAIKAEYIWIDGTQPTAKLRSKTRILANADKLPTWGFDGSSTNQAEGHASDRVLEPVASFPDPIRGGDNILVLCEVNETDGTPHVSNTRALLRPIAEQFAGQEAIFGIEQEYTFFKGSRPLGFPEGGFPAPQGGYYCGVGAEEVFGREIVELHLDRCIAAGLAICGINAEVMPGQWEFQIGPVDALTVSDHLWVARYLLYRTAEEFGIDATLDAKPVRGDWNGAGAHTNFSTKAMREGYDAIITACESLGASQEKVLEHVKQYGFGIESRLTGLHETAPWNVYSYGVSDRGASVRIPWQVEVEQKGYIEDRRPNANVDPYVVTRLLVNTCCSALEKAGQV from the coding sequence GTGGCAATCAAGGCCGAGTACATCTGGATCGACGGCACGCAGCCGACCGCCAAGCTCCGTTCCAAGACCCGGATCCTGGCCAACGCGGACAAGCTCCCGACCTGGGGCTTCGACGGTTCCTCCACCAACCAGGCCGAGGGCCACGCCTCGGACCGCGTTCTTGAGCCCGTCGCCTCCTTCCCGGACCCGATCCGCGGCGGCGACAACATCCTCGTCCTGTGCGAGGTCAACGAGACCGACGGTACCCCGCACGTCTCCAACACCCGCGCCCTGCTCCGGCCCATCGCCGAGCAGTTCGCCGGCCAGGAGGCGATCTTCGGCATCGAGCAGGAGTACACCTTCTTCAAGGGCTCCCGCCCGCTCGGCTTCCCCGAGGGCGGCTTCCCGGCCCCGCAGGGCGGCTACTACTGCGGCGTCGGCGCCGAGGAGGTCTTCGGTCGCGAGATCGTCGAGCTGCACCTCGACCGCTGCATCGCCGCCGGCCTCGCGATCTGCGGCATCAACGCCGAGGTCATGCCCGGCCAGTGGGAGTTCCAGATCGGCCCGGTCGACGCGCTGACCGTCTCCGACCACCTGTGGGTCGCCCGCTACCTGCTCTACCGCACCGCCGAGGAGTTCGGCATCGACGCGACCCTGGACGCCAAGCCGGTCCGCGGCGACTGGAACGGCGCGGGTGCGCACACCAACTTCTCCACCAAGGCCATGCGTGAGGGCTACGACGCCATCATCACCGCCTGCGAGTCGCTCGGCGCCTCCCAGGAGAAGGTCCTGGAGCACGTCAAGCAGTACGGCTTCGGCATCGAGTCCCGCCTGACCGGTCTGCACGAGACCGCCCCGTGGAACGTCTACTCCTACGGTGTCTCCGACCGTGGCGCCTCGGTCCGTATCCCGTGGCAGGTCGAGGTCGAGCAGAAGGGCTACATCGAGGACCGTCGCCCGAACGCGAACGTCGACCCGTACGTGGTGACCCGCCTGCTGGTCAACACCTGCTGCTCCGCCCTGGAGAAGGCCGGCCAGGTCTGA
- a CDS encoding M48 family metallopeptidase yields the protein MDDFTPEQIARGRALRRAQVPWALGGRLAGLALTLALGFTPAGADLVTAAGGLFGGSRTAEVLAGAVVLILLAEAVQLPFTARVRTIRSGYGLVTQGWGGWALDVLRGLALSLLLVLPGVYGLYALTERSPQHWWVPAAGLAALLVPVLSFLFPLLVEPVFNRFTPMPPGALRSALLDLAERDAIRVKQVLVADASRRTTALNAYVSGLGATRRIVAYDTLLQTAEPREVELVVAHELGHVKHRDVLTGTLIGALGAAVAVCLLGLAADWQPLLSAAGATDAADPRSLPLLAACAALLGTAAGPLQCAASRRIEARADRHALELTSDPEQFIAMQRRLAVANVSDVDPPRLLELLFATHPSATHRIAAARTWQPAG from the coding sequence ATGGACGACTTCACCCCGGAGCAGATCGCCAGGGGCCGGGCACTGCGGCGGGCCCAGGTCCCGTGGGCGCTGGGCGGGCGGCTGGCCGGGCTGGCGCTGACCCTGGCCCTCGGCTTCACCCCCGCCGGGGCCGACCTGGTGACGGCGGCGGGCGGACTCTTCGGCGGCTCCCGGACGGCCGAGGTGCTGGCCGGCGCGGTCGTGCTGATCCTGCTGGCCGAGGCGGTCCAACTCCCGTTCACCGCCAGGGTCCGCACCATCCGCAGCGGGTACGGCCTGGTCACCCAGGGCTGGGGCGGCTGGGCCCTGGACGTCCTGCGCGGCCTCGCTCTCTCCCTGCTGCTCGTGCTGCCGGGGGTCTACGGCCTGTACGCGCTCACCGAGCGCTCGCCGCAGCACTGGTGGGTGCCGGCGGCCGGGCTGGCGGCGCTGCTCGTTCCGGTACTGTCCTTCCTCTTCCCGCTCCTCGTGGAGCCGGTGTTCAACCGCTTCACCCCGATGCCGCCCGGCGCACTCCGCAGCGCCCTGCTGGACCTGGCCGAGCGCGACGCGATCCGGGTCAAGCAGGTGCTGGTCGCGGACGCCTCGCGGCGGACCACCGCACTCAACGCGTACGTCTCCGGCCTCGGCGCCACCCGGCGGATCGTCGCGTACGACACCCTGTTGCAGACCGCCGAGCCGCGTGAGGTGGAACTGGTGGTGGCCCACGAGCTGGGCCACGTCAAGCATCGCGACGTCCTCACGGGGACGCTGATCGGTGCGCTGGGGGCAGCCGTCGCCGTCTGCCTGCTGGGTCTGGCGGCCGACTGGCAGCCGCTGCTCTCGGCCGCCGGGGCCACGGACGCGGCCGATCCGCGCTCCCTGCCACTGCTGGCCGCCTGCGCCGCTCTCCTGGGCACGGCGGCGGGCCCTCTCCAGTGCGCCGCGAGCCGCCGGATCGAGGCCAGGGCCGACCGCCACGCCCTCGAACTCACCTCGGACCCAGAGCAGTTCATCGCCATGCAGCGCAGACTGGCCGTCGCCAACGTCTCCGACGTCGACCCGCCCCGCCTCCTGGAACTCCTCTTCGCCACCCACCCCAGCGCCACCCACCGCATCGCCGCCGCCCGCACCTGGCAACCCGCGGGCTAG
- a CDS encoding cobalamin biosynthesis protein: MRVVIGVGASRGVPYGEVLGLVDTALAEAGLARQDVARLATLDGKTSEPGLLAAAEELGVALVGHPAEALAAVAVPSPSASALAAVGTPSVAEAAALLEAHGGPLLVPKRRSTAATVAIARLNPQGAPK, from the coding sequence GTGCGGGTCGTGATCGGGGTCGGCGCGAGCCGTGGCGTCCCGTACGGCGAGGTGCTCGGGCTGGTCGACACGGCCCTGGCGGAGGCCGGGCTGGCCCGGCAGGACGTGGCCCGGCTGGCCACCCTCGACGGCAAGACCTCGGAGCCGGGCCTGCTCGCGGCCGCCGAGGAGCTCGGGGTCGCGCTGGTCGGCCACCCCGCCGAGGCGCTGGCGGCCGTGGCCGTGCCTTCTCCGTCCGCCTCGGCGCTCGCCGCCGTCGGCACACCGAGCGTGGCCGAGGCGGCCGCCCTGCTCGAAGCGCACGGGGGCCCGCTGCTCGTCCCCAAGCGCAGGTCCACTGCGGCCACCGTCGCGATCGCCCGCCTCAACCCCCAGGGAGCCCCGAAGTGA